A single region of the Halorussus gelatinilyticus genome encodes:
- a CDS encoding SDR family oxidoreductase, producing the protein MSVDLKPLEEQVVVVTGASSGIGLTTARMAAERGARVVAAARSEDALRELTDEIRQSGGEATYVVADVSDRDDVRKIAATARDAYGGFDTWVNVAGAFLYGKLEDTPVEDMREQFDTNVWGLLYGSLEAANLLKERGGAIINIGSVASDRAIPLQGSYSASKHAVKGFTDALRMELEQEGAPVSVTLVKPASIDTPYPEHAKNYMDEEATLPPPVYTPETVARAILDAAENPQRDVFVGGGAKGMAALGHYAAGVLDTVMEKLFVPMQKESESPRRDAPNNIEEPTGELEERGDIDRHVSKESAYTRTTQRRSLTGLALAGLGAVGLALFARSRSKRRSEESRERETETRRSVESPPRTR; encoded by the coding sequence ATGAGCGTGGACCTGAAACCCCTCGAAGAGCAGGTCGTCGTCGTCACCGGCGCGTCCTCCGGCATCGGCCTGACGACCGCGCGGATGGCGGCCGAGCGCGGCGCGCGGGTGGTCGCCGCGGCCCGGAGCGAAGACGCCCTCCGGGAGTTGACCGACGAGATACGACAGTCGGGCGGCGAGGCGACCTACGTCGTCGCCGACGTGAGCGACCGCGACGACGTGCGGAAGATAGCGGCGACCGCGCGCGACGCCTACGGCGGGTTCGACACGTGGGTCAACGTCGCCGGGGCGTTCCTCTACGGCAAACTGGAGGACACGCCGGTCGAGGACATGCGCGAGCAGTTCGACACGAACGTCTGGGGACTGCTCTACGGGTCGCTCGAAGCCGCGAACCTCCTGAAAGAGCGCGGCGGCGCGATAATCAACATCGGGAGCGTCGCCTCGGACCGGGCAATCCCGCTTCAGGGGAGCTACTCGGCGAGTAAGCACGCCGTCAAGGGCTTTACCGACGCGCTCCGGATGGAACTGGAGCAGGAGGGCGCGCCCGTCTCGGTTACGCTGGTCAAACCCGCCTCCATCGACACGCCGTACCCGGAACACGCGAAGAACTACATGGACGAGGAGGCCACGCTCCCGCCGCCGGTCTACACGCCCGAGACGGTTGCCCGCGCTATCCTCGACGCCGCGGAGAACCCCCAGCGCGACGTGTTCGTCGGCGGCGGAGCCAAGGGCATGGCCGCGCTCGGCCACTACGCCGCGGGGGTTCTCGACACCGTGATGGAGAAGCTGTTCGTCCCGATGCAGAAGGAGTCGGAGTCTCCTCGCCGGGACGCGCCGAACAACATCGAGGAACCGACCGGAGAACTGGAGGAACGCGGCGACATCGACCGGCACGTCTCGAAGGAGAGCGCGTACACCCGGACCACGCAGCGCCGGAGTCTGACCGGTCTGGCGCTCGCGGGCCTCGGCGCGGTCGGACTCGCGCTGTTCGCCCGCTCTCGGTCGAAGCGCCGGAGCGAGGAGTCACGCGAGCGCGAGACGGAGACGCGGCGGTCCGTCGAGTCTCCGCCGCGGACGAGGTGA
- a CDS encoding GHMP family kinase ATP-binding protein, whose translation MRAFAPGSVTAVFAPAETADRSKGASVAIADGVIADVRRVDAQDPTEPVVRLGGEPTDFEPVELALRELDVAARADLTAEVPIGRGFGASGAATLATLIAANAEFGLDYSREELVELAHRAEVEAGTGLGDVFVQNRGGLVVGDGGDPRKFERETPVEYSSFGPIATEEALADEDLMERIAREGSATLDALPEDPSLAGLTRDSWEFAQAIDLPTDDVREAVAAVEAAGGAASMAMVGETVFAVGVEGVLENRTEVCSGGAELR comes from the coding sequence ATGCGAGCGTTCGCCCCCGGAAGCGTCACCGCCGTCTTCGCGCCCGCCGAGACCGCAGACCGGTCGAAGGGCGCGAGCGTGGCCATCGCCGACGGCGTAATCGCGGACGTACGGAGAGTAGACGCACAGGACCCGACGGAACCGGTCGTCAGGTTGGGCGGCGAGCCGACCGACTTCGAACCGGTCGAACTCGCGCTCCGCGAGTTGGACGTGGCCGCTCGCGCCGACTTGACCGCCGAGGTTCCCATCGGGCGCGGGTTCGGCGCGAGCGGTGCCGCGACCCTCGCAACCCTCATCGCCGCGAACGCCGAGTTCGGACTCGACTACTCCCGCGAGGAGTTGGTCGAACTCGCCCACCGCGCGGAGGTCGAGGCCGGGACGGGTCTCGGCGACGTGTTCGTCCAGAACCGCGGCGGACTGGTCGTCGGCGACGGCGGCGACCCCCGGAAGTTCGAACGCGAGACGCCCGTCGAGTACTCGTCGTTCGGCCCCATCGCCACCGAGGAGGCGCTGGCCGACGAGGACCTGATGGAACGAATCGCCCGCGAGGGGTCGGCGACCCTCGACGCGCTCCCCGAGGACCCGTCGCTAGCCGGACTGACCCGCGACTCGTGGGAGTTCGCCCAAGCCATCGACCTGCCGACCGACGACGTTCGAGAGGCTGTCGCGGCGGTCGAAGCCGCCGGCGGAGCGGCGAGCATGGCGATGGTCGGCGAGACGGTGTTCGCGGTGGGCGTCGAGGGCGTGCTGGAGAACCGGACCGAGGTCTGTTCCGGCGGCGCGGAACTGCGCTGA
- a CDS encoding zinc-binding dehydrogenase codes for MTERMHAVAIEEFGDPEVFEDREFDRPDPDAAEVLVRVEASSVNPVEYKIRRGDLPPFAPDFPAILGCDAAGVVEAVGDDVTAFEEGDEVYGMVGGVTGAQGAYAEYVPAHADLLAPVPDSLSFAEAAALPVVGLTAWEMLVDKADAGDGDSALVYGGAGGVGHVGVQLADWLGADVYATGSTERKRELAADLGASATIDYTETDPDEYVAEHADGEGFDVVFDPVGDDHLQTAFEAVAPFERVVTTESSSTQDLSALHQKALSLGVVLSILPVLRGQGRERVGERFRRINEVVADGGLKPVLDDEQFALTAEGVADAHRYAEEEDHIGKISLVRKA; via the coding sequence GTGACCGAACGCATGCACGCGGTCGCCATCGAGGAGTTCGGCGACCCGGAGGTCTTCGAGGACCGCGAGTTCGACCGACCCGACCCCGACGCCGCGGAGGTGCTGGTCCGGGTCGAGGCGTCGAGCGTCAACCCGGTCGAGTACAAGATTCGGCGCGGCGACCTGCCGCCGTTCGCGCCCGACTTCCCCGCGATTTTGGGATGCGACGCCGCGGGCGTCGTCGAGGCGGTCGGCGACGACGTGACCGCCTTCGAGGAGGGTGACGAGGTGTACGGCATGGTCGGCGGCGTCACCGGCGCGCAGGGAGCCTACGCCGAGTACGTCCCCGCTCACGCCGACCTGCTCGCGCCCGTGCCCGACTCGCTGTCGTTCGCCGAGGCCGCCGCGCTCCCCGTCGTGGGTCTCACCGCGTGGGAGATGCTGGTGGACAAGGCCGACGCGGGCGACGGCGACTCGGCGCTCGTCTACGGCGGTGCGGGCGGCGTCGGCCACGTCGGCGTCCAACTGGCCGACTGGCTCGGCGCGGACGTGTACGCGACCGGTTCGACCGAGCGCAAGCGCGAGTTAGCCGCCGACCTCGGCGCGTCGGCGACCATCGACTACACCGAGACCGACCCCGACGAGTACGTCGCCGAACACGCCGACGGTGAGGGGTTCGACGTTGTGTTCGACCCGGTGGGCGACGACCACCTCCAGACCGCATTCGAGGCGGTCGCGCCGTTCGAGCGCGTCGTCACTACTGAGTCGAGTTCGACGCAGGACCTCTCGGCGTTGCACCAGAAGGCGCTCTCGCTCGGCGTCGTCCTGTCGATTCTGCCCGTCCTCCGCGGGCAGGGCCGCGAGCGCGTCGGCGAGCGCTTCCGGCGAATCAACGAGGTCGTGGCCGATGGTGGTCTGAAACCGGTACTGGACGACGAACAGTTCGCGCTGACCGCCGAGGGCGTCGCCGACGCCCACCGGTACGCCGAGGAGGAAGATCACATCGGCAAGATTTCGCTCGTCCGGAAGGCGTGA